From a region of the Mycolicibacterium sp. MU0050 genome:
- a CDS encoding alpha/beta hydrolase, protein MGTMQRCKRWGTALLSSVLVLLAAPMPTAAAVPGPTAPEPAAPQVNWQSCELFYDDTDRIPTAQCTRLPVPVSYEQPAGPAVSLAVIRVPAAGQRIGALFVNPGGPGASAVDTVASMGAALVGSPINEHFDLIGFDPRGIGHSTPELRCRTDAEFDAWRREPMADFSPAGVARIEALYQQFAQRCAERMGTDFLATLGTRDVARDMDTVRQVLGEEQINYLGFSYGTEIGTAYLRNHGQHVRAMVLDGAIDPTVDPVTKSINQMAGFQQAFNAYAADCAQSPDCPLGQDRTQWVNRYRQLVDPLVTRPAPTSDPRGLSYADAITGTFNSLYTPQLWRYLTSGLLGLARGTDPGDLLLLADEYEGRDASGHYRNNQDAFNAVRCMDAPSPTDPAVWAAADRRIRELAPFASYGGFTGFAPRDICGFWPVPATSAPQPAAPARPGSVVVVSTTGDPATPYQAGVNLARQLQAPLITFEGNQHTVVFSGRECIDSTIVDYFVDGVVPGDMRC, encoded by the coding sequence ATGGGCACCATGCAGCGCTGTAAAAGATGGGGCACTGCGCTGCTCAGCTCAGTTCTGGTGCTGCTGGCCGCGCCGATGCCCACCGCGGCCGCCGTGCCCGGGCCGACCGCGCCGGAACCTGCTGCGCCGCAGGTCAATTGGCAATCCTGCGAGCTCTTCTACGACGACACCGACCGGATTCCGACGGCGCAGTGCACCCGGCTGCCGGTCCCGGTGAGCTACGAGCAGCCCGCCGGCCCCGCGGTGTCGCTGGCGGTCATCCGGGTGCCGGCCGCGGGTCAACGCATCGGCGCGCTGTTCGTCAACCCCGGCGGCCCCGGTGCCTCGGCCGTCGACACGGTTGCGAGCATGGGTGCGGCGCTGGTGGGTTCGCCCATCAACGAACACTTCGACCTGATCGGATTCGACCCGCGCGGCATCGGACACTCCACGCCGGAACTTCGCTGCCGCACCGACGCGGAGTTCGACGCGTGGCGCCGCGAGCCCATGGCCGACTTCAGCCCGGCCGGGGTGGCGCGCATCGAAGCGCTCTACCAGCAGTTCGCGCAGCGGTGCGCCGAGCGGATGGGCACCGACTTCCTGGCGACGCTGGGCACCCGGGACGTCGCGCGCGACATGGACACCGTGCGCCAGGTCCTCGGCGAGGAGCAGATCAACTACCTCGGCTTCTCCTACGGCACCGAGATCGGGACCGCCTACCTGCGCAACCACGGCCAGCACGTCCGGGCGATGGTGCTCGACGGCGCCATCGACCCCACCGTCGACCCGGTGACCAAGAGCATTAACCAGATGGCCGGCTTCCAGCAGGCGTTCAACGCCTACGCCGCCGACTGCGCCCAGTCGCCGGACTGCCCGCTGGGGCAGGATCGGACGCAGTGGGTGAACCGGTACCGCCAACTCGTCGACCCGCTGGTCACCCGGCCGGCGCCGACGTCGGATCCGCGCGGCCTCAGCTACGCCGACGCCATCACCGGAACCTTCAACTCGCTCTACACCCCGCAGTTGTGGCGCTACCTGACCTCCGGGTTGCTCGGCCTGGCCCGCGGCACCGACCCGGGCGACCTGCTGCTGCTCGCCGACGAGTACGAGGGACGCGACGCCTCCGGGCACTACCGCAACAATCAGGACGCCTTCAACGCGGTGCGCTGCATGGATGCGCCGTCCCCGACGGATCCGGCGGTGTGGGCCGCCGCGGACCGACGCATCCGCGAACTCGCCCCGTTCGCCTCCTACGGCGGGTTCACCGGGTTCGCGCCCCGCGACATCTGCGGGTTCTGGCCGGTGCCGGCGACCTCCGCGCCACAGCCGGCCGCCCCCGCGCGGCCCGGGTCGGTCGTCGTCGTCTCCACCACCGGGGACCCCGCCACGCCGTATCAGGCCGGCGTCAACCTGGCCCGCCAGCTGCAGGCGCCGCTGATCACGTTCGAGGGCAACCAGCACACCGTCGTCTTCAGCGGCCGGGAGTGCATCGACTCGACCATCGTCGACTACTTCGTCGACGGCGTGGTGCCCGGCGATATGCGGTGCTGA
- the glnA gene encoding type I glutamate--ammonia ligase → MDRQKEFVLRTLEERDIRFVRLWFTDVLGFLKSVAIAPAELEGAFEEGIGFDGSSIEGFARISESDTVARPDPSTFQVLPWTGDDGQNHSARMFCDITMPDGSPSWADSRHVLRRQLAKASDLGFSCYVHPEIEFFLLEPGPYDGSVPVPADNGGYFDQAVHDSAPNFRRHAIEALESMGISVEFSHHEGAPGQQEIDLRYADALSMADNVMTFRYVVKEVALRDGVRASFMPKPFSEYPGSAMHTHMSLFEGDTNAFHSPDDPLQLSDVGKSFIAGILEHANEISAVTNQWVNSYKRLVHGGEAPTAASWGAANRSALVRVPMYTPNKAASRRVEVRSPDSACNPYLAFAVLLAAGLRGVEKSYVLGPQAEDNVWSLTPEERRAMGYRELPGSLGNALHAMENSELVAEALGEHVFDFFLRNKRSEWEAYRNSVTPFELQQYLSL, encoded by the coding sequence ATGGACCGTCAGAAGGAATTCGTGCTGCGCACGCTGGAGGAACGCGATATTCGGTTCGTTCGGCTGTGGTTCACCGACGTGCTCGGGTTCCTCAAGAGCGTGGCGATTGCGCCCGCCGAACTCGAGGGGGCCTTCGAGGAGGGCATCGGGTTCGACGGTTCCTCGATCGAGGGCTTCGCCCGGATCTCCGAGTCCGACACCGTCGCGCGTCCGGACCCGTCGACCTTCCAGGTGTTGCCGTGGACGGGCGACGACGGCCAGAACCACTCCGCGCGGATGTTCTGCGACATCACCATGCCGGACGGCTCGCCGTCCTGGGCGGACTCCCGGCACGTGCTGCGCCGCCAGCTCGCCAAGGCCAGCGACCTCGGCTTCTCCTGCTACGTGCATCCGGAGATCGAGTTCTTCCTGCTCGAGCCCGGCCCGTACGACGGCAGCGTCCCGGTGCCCGCCGACAACGGCGGCTACTTCGACCAGGCGGTCCACGACTCCGCGCCGAACTTCCGTCGGCATGCCATCGAGGCGCTCGAATCGATGGGGATCTCGGTGGAATTCAGCCACCACGAAGGCGCGCCGGGCCAGCAGGAGATCGACCTGCGCTACGCGGACGCCCTGTCGATGGCCGACAACGTGATGACCTTCCGGTATGTGGTCAAGGAGGTCGCGCTGCGCGACGGGGTGCGGGCCTCGTTCATGCCCAAGCCGTTCAGCGAATACCCGGGCTCGGCCATGCACACCCACATGAGCCTGTTCGAGGGCGACACCAACGCGTTCCACAGCCCCGACGACCCGCTGCAGCTTTCCGACGTGGGCAAATCCTTCATCGCCGGAATCCTCGAGCACGCCAACGAGATCAGCGCCGTCACCAACCAGTGGGTGAACTCCTACAAGCGGTTGGTGCACGGCGGGGAGGCGCCGACGGCGGCCTCCTGGGGCGCGGCCAACCGCTCGGCGCTGGTACGGGTGCCGATGTACACCCCGAACAAGGCGGCCTCGCGGCGCGTCGAGGTGCGCAGCCCCGACTCCGCCTGCAACCCCTACCTAGCCTTCGCGGTGCTGCTGGCCGCCGGCCTGCGCGGCGTCGAGAAGAGCTACGTGCTGGGGCCGCAGGCCGAGGACAACGTCTGGAGCCTGACGCCGGAGGAACGGCGCGCGATGGGTTATCGCGAACTGCCGGGCAGCCTCGGCAACGCGCTGCACGCCATGGAGAACTCCGAGTTGGTGGCGGAAGCGTTGGGGGAGCACGTGTTCGACTTCTTCCTGCGTAACAAGCGCAGCGAATGGGAGGCGTACCGCAACAGCGTCACGCCCTTCGAACTCCAGCAGTATCTTTCGCTGTAG
- a CDS encoding bifunctional [glutamine synthetase] adenylyltransferase/[glutamine synthetase]-adenylyl-L-tyrosine phosphorylase, whose amino-acid sequence MSRPVTQRPTVPGVGRLGLVERSAPADLARLGWDTDAHVELLWSLSRAPDADAALRAMVRLAEAVGPDWDQLSAALQKDRTLRGRLFAVLGSSLALGDHLVANPESWRLLEGTDDPAPVLPSAEELKAQFLECVDENDGAAAPLALRTLYRNRILMLAAIDLAPTVEDEPVLPFAAVGVHLADLADAALAAALRYATTTVCKDDEPAPTLAVIAMGKSGARELNYVSDVDVIFVGATADTLETRVAGEMMRMASETFFEVDAALRPEGKRGPLVRTLDSHVAYYQRWAKTWEFQALLKARFAVGDAELGRQYIDAMMPMVWTACERDDFVADVQAMRRRVEELVPADVRDRELKLGTGGLRDVEFAVQLLQLVHGRNDDTLHVASTVEALAALGSAGYIGRDDAANMTASYEFLRLLEHRLQLQRLKRTHLLPAPDDAEALRWLARAAHVRPDGTHDALGVLRKELKRQSHRVSRLHAKLFYQPLLESTGVARDLADGMSAAAAERQLAALGYQAPASALSHLAALANQSTRRGRVQAILLPTLLDWLSDTPDPDAGLLQYRRLSEALVDQRWFLGTLRDESAVAKRLMHVLGTSAYVPDLLLRAPEVIQAYADGPSGPKLLDVEPEGVARALVAAAGRQSDPAKAIAAARTLRRGELARIASADLLGLLDVRAVCQALTSVWVAVLQAALDAVMRTNTPADGVAPASIAVIGMGRLGGAELGYGSDADVLFVCEAAPGVDDTTAVRWATGVAEQIRALLGTPSVDPPLEVDANLRPEGRNGPLVRTLASYTSYYRQWAQPWEIQALLRAHRVAGDLELGERFLLMVDETRYPSGGVSADTVQEIRRVKARVDAERLPRGADPNTHTKLGRGGLADVEWTVQLLQLRYAHQIPALHNTSTLQALDAIGAAELIAEGDVDLLRQAWLTATRARNALVLVRGKPTDQLPGPGRMLNAVAVAAGWPDDDGGAFLDNYLRVTRRAKAVVRKVFG is encoded by the coding sequence GTGTCCAGACCAGTGACGCAACGTCCCACGGTGCCCGGGGTGGGGCGGCTCGGACTCGTCGAGCGCAGCGCCCCGGCCGACCTGGCGCGTCTGGGCTGGGACACCGACGCCCACGTCGAGTTGCTGTGGTCGCTGTCGCGGGCCCCCGATGCCGACGCCGCGCTGCGCGCCATGGTGCGGCTGGCCGAGGCGGTGGGCCCCGACTGGGACCAGCTCTCCGCCGCGCTGCAGAAGGACCGGACCCTGCGGGGTCGGCTGTTCGCGGTGCTGGGCTCCTCGCTGGCGCTCGGCGACCACCTGGTGGCCAACCCCGAATCCTGGCGGTTGCTGGAGGGGACGGACGATCCCGCGCCGGTGCTGCCGTCGGCGGAGGAATTGAAGGCGCAGTTCCTCGAGTGCGTCGACGAAAATGACGGCGCCGCAGCCCCGCTCGCGCTGCGCACGCTCTACCGCAACCGGATCCTGATGCTGGCGGCGATCGATCTGGCCCCGACCGTCGAGGACGAGCCGGTGCTGCCGTTCGCCGCCGTCGGGGTCCATCTGGCCGATCTGGCCGACGCCGCGCTGGCCGCGGCCCTGCGCTACGCGACCACCACGGTGTGCAAGGACGACGAGCCCGCGCCCACCTTGGCGGTGATCGCGATGGGCAAAAGCGGTGCGCGCGAACTCAACTACGTCTCCGACGTCGACGTCATCTTCGTGGGCGCCACCGCCGACACCCTGGAAACCCGGGTGGCCGGGGAGATGATGCGGATGGCCTCGGAGACCTTCTTCGAGGTGGACGCGGCGCTGCGGCCCGAGGGCAAGCGCGGCCCGTTGGTGCGCACGCTGGATTCGCACGTCGCCTACTACCAGCGGTGGGCCAAGACCTGGGAGTTCCAGGCGTTGCTCAAGGCGCGGTTCGCCGTCGGCGACGCGGAGCTGGGCCGGCAGTACATCGACGCGATGATGCCGATGGTGTGGACCGCCTGCGAGCGCGACGATTTCGTGGCCGACGTCCAGGCCATGCGCCGGCGGGTGGAGGAGCTGGTGCCCGCCGACGTGCGCGACCGCGAACTCAAGCTGGGCACCGGCGGGCTGCGGGACGTCGAGTTCGCCGTGCAGCTGCTGCAATTGGTGCACGGTCGCAACGACGACACGCTGCACGTCGCGTCGACGGTGGAGGCGCTGGCCGCGTTGGGGTCGGCCGGCTATATCGGCCGTGACGACGCGGCGAACATGACCGCCTCCTACGAATTCCTGCGGCTGTTGGAACACCGGCTGCAACTGCAGCGGCTCAAGCGCACGCATCTGCTGCCGGCCCCCGACGACGCCGAAGCGCTGCGCTGGCTGGCCCGCGCCGCCCACGTGCGCCCCGACGGCACCCACGACGCGCTCGGCGTGCTGCGCAAGGAACTCAAACGGCAGAGCCACCGGGTGTCGCGCCTGCACGCCAAGCTGTTCTACCAACCGCTGCTGGAGTCCACCGGAGTCGCGCGGGACCTGGCCGACGGGATGAGCGCGGCCGCCGCCGAACGGCAGCTCGCCGCCCTGGGCTACCAGGCTCCGGCCAGCGCGCTGAGTCACCTTGCGGCGCTGGCGAATCAGAGCACCCGGCGGGGCCGGGTGCAGGCCATCCTGCTGCCCACGCTGCTGGACTGGCTCTCGGACACGCCCGACCCCGACGCGGGCCTGCTGCAGTACCGGCGGCTCTCCGAAGCGCTGGTCGATCAACGGTGGTTCCTGGGCACGCTGCGCGACGAGAGCGCGGTGGCCAAGCGGCTGATGCACGTGCTGGGTACCTCGGCGTATGTGCCGGACCTGTTGCTGCGCGCGCCCGAGGTGATCCAGGCCTACGCCGACGGGCCGTCGGGGCCCAAGCTGCTCGACGTGGAACCCGAGGGGGTGGCCCGGGCCCTGGTGGCCGCGGCGGGCCGGCAGTCCGATCCGGCCAAGGCCATCGCCGCGGCGCGCACCCTGCGCCGCGGCGAGTTGGCCCGGATCGCCTCGGCGGACCTGCTCGGGCTGCTCGACGTGCGCGCGGTGTGTCAGGCGTTGACGTCGGTGTGGGTGGCGGTGCTGCAGGCCGCGCTGGACGCGGTGATGCGGACCAACACCCCGGCCGACGGCGTGGCGCCGGCGTCCATCGCGGTGATCGGCATGGGCCGACTCGGCGGCGCCGAACTCGGCTACGGCTCCGACGCGGATGTGTTGTTCGTCTGCGAGGCGGCGCCCGGCGTGGACGACACCACCGCGGTCAGGTGGGCCACCGGCGTCGCCGAGCAGATCCGGGCGCTGCTGGGCACACCCAGCGTCGATCCGCCGCTGGAGGTCGACGCGAACCTGCGCCCGGAGGGCCGCAACGGACCGCTGGTACGGACGCTGGCGTCCTACACCAGCTACTACCGGCAGTGGGCGCAGCCGTGGGAGATCCAGGCGCTGCTGCGGGCCCACCGGGTGGCCGGCGACCTGGAACTCGGGGAGCGGTTCCTGCTGATGGTCGACGAGACGCGTTATCCGAGCGGCGGCGTCTCGGCCGACACCGTGCAGGAGATCCGCCGGGTCAAGGCGCGCGTGGACGCCGAGCGGTTGCCGCGCGGGGCCGACCCGAACACCCACACCAAGCTGGGGCGCGGGGGCCTGGCCGACGTCGAGTGGACCGTGCAGCTGCTGCAGTTGCGCTACGCGCACCAGATCCCGGCCCTGCACAACACCTCGACGCTGCAGGCGCTCGACGCGATCGGCGCGGCGGAACTGATCGCCGAGGGCGACGTGGACCTGCTGCGGCAGGCCTGGCTCACGGCCACCCGGGCCCGCAACGCGCTGGTGCTGGTGCGGGGCAAGCCGACCGACCAGTTGCCCGGCCCGGGGCGGATGCTCAACGCCGTCGCGGTCGCGGCCGGCTGGCCCGACGACGACGGCGGTGCGTTCCTGGACAACTATCTGCGGGTGACGCGGCGGGCCAAGGCCGTCGTGCGCAAGGTCTTCGGTTAG
- a CDS encoding PaaI family thioesterase, protein MQFTYEPVDAAEAAAQRAVYEPFTQAVRELLDATIRTRAGAEDIAAAQAAIEAITATLRADQMDGPFGVRFTSEGEGMSWGNPVIGVRNPMAPPLTVEHGDDRCWAEFELGAAYEGPPDHVHGGISALILDHLLGEVASGRGDRPVFTGTISLRYLRGTPLGRLRCEAWTERIDGVKTYARGFISDAEGPTVEAEGVFIQPAWARQ, encoded by the coding sequence ATGCAGTTCACCTATGAGCCGGTCGACGCCGCCGAGGCCGCGGCCCAGCGAGCCGTCTACGAGCCGTTCACGCAGGCGGTGCGGGAACTGCTGGACGCCACCATCCGCACTCGGGCCGGCGCCGAGGACATCGCCGCGGCGCAGGCCGCCATCGAGGCGATCACCGCGACGTTGCGGGCCGATCAGATGGACGGCCCGTTCGGCGTCCGGTTCACCTCCGAGGGCGAGGGCATGTCGTGGGGGAACCCGGTGATCGGCGTGCGCAATCCGATGGCGCCACCGCTGACCGTCGAGCACGGCGACGACCGCTGCTGGGCCGAGTTCGAACTCGGCGCGGCCTACGAGGGCCCGCCCGACCATGTGCACGGCGGGATCTCGGCGTTGATCCTCGATCATCTGCTCGGTGAGGTCGCCAGCGGCCGCGGCGACCGCCCGGTGTTCACCGGCACCATCTCGCTGCGTTATCTGCGCGGGACCCCGTTGGGCCGGTTGCGGTGCGAGGCCTGGACCGAGCGGATCGACGGCGTCAAAACGTATGCGCGCGGGTTCATCTCGGACGCCGAGGGGCCCACCGTCGAAGCCGAGGGGGTCTTCATCCAACCGGCGTGGGCCCGGCAGTGA
- a CDS encoding TIGR03619 family F420-dependent LLM class oxidoreductase, with protein MKFYVSTAFLDTAEAVEVAKAADELGYHGMAIPDHVVNLETLQTPYPYTKDGQRRWEAFTDWPDPWVMIGAIALATAQLRFVTTVYLPAMRDPYSAAKAIGTAAVLAGGRLELGIGVGWCREEFELLGQQFDRRGRRTDEMLALMKELWAPGWTEFDGEFYRTPRLEMEPTPPAIPIFVGGLSDIALRRAARHDGWVGDLITTDEALRRVDRLRELRAENGLSMDDFAVLTPLVDAFTPEHYARAKAGGITGIITMPWVFYTNGPATLAEKIDGMRRFRTDLGLS; from the coding sequence GTGAAGTTCTACGTCAGCACGGCCTTCCTCGATACCGCGGAGGCCGTCGAGGTGGCCAAGGCCGCCGACGAGTTGGGCTACCACGGGATGGCCATCCCGGATCACGTGGTCAACCTCGAGACGTTGCAGACGCCCTATCCCTATACCAAGGACGGGCAGCGGCGCTGGGAGGCGTTCACCGACTGGCCCGATCCCTGGGTGATGATCGGCGCGATCGCGTTGGCGACCGCCCAGCTGCGCTTTGTCACCACGGTCTACCTGCCGGCCATGCGGGACCCGTACTCGGCGGCCAAAGCCATTGGTACCGCGGCGGTTCTGGCCGGTGGGCGGTTGGAGCTCGGGATCGGCGTCGGGTGGTGTCGCGAGGAGTTCGAACTGCTCGGGCAGCAGTTCGACCGGCGGGGCAGGCGCACCGACGAGATGCTGGCGTTGATGAAGGAGCTGTGGGCGCCGGGGTGGACGGAGTTCGACGGCGAGTTCTACCGCACCCCCCGGCTCGAGATGGAGCCGACTCCGCCGGCCATCCCGATCTTCGTCGGCGGCCTGTCGGACATCGCGTTGCGGCGGGCGGCCCGCCACGACGGCTGGGTCGGCGATCTGATCACCACCGACGAGGCGCTGCGACGGGTCGATCGGCTACGCGAACTCCGGGCCGAGAACGGTCTGTCGATGGACGATTTCGCGGTGCTGACGCCGCTGGTCGATGCGTTCACCCCAGAGCACTACGCGCGGGCGAAGGCCGGCGGGATCACCGGAATCATCACGATGCCGTGGGTGTTCTACACCAATGGTCCCGCCACGTTGGCCGAGAAGATCGACGGGATGCGACGGTTCCGGACGGATCTGGGCCTGTCCTGA
- a CDS encoding peroxiredoxin, whose product MTLLTIGDQFPQYELKAVIGGDLSKVDAKDPEDYFTTVSSEDHPGKWRVVFFWPKDFTFVCPTEIAAFGKLNDEFEDRDTKVLGVSVDNEFVHFQWRAQHEDLKTLPFPMVSDLKRELAVAAGVLNADGVADRATFIVDPNNEVQFVSVTAGSVGRNVDEVLRVLDALQSDELCACNWKKGDPTINAGELLSEAV is encoded by the coding sequence GTGACTCTTCTGACCATCGGTGACCAGTTCCCGCAGTACGAGCTCAAGGCCGTGATCGGGGGCGACCTGTCCAAGGTCGATGCGAAGGATCCCGAGGACTACTTCACCACGGTGAGCAGCGAGGACCACCCGGGCAAGTGGCGGGTCGTCTTCTTCTGGCCGAAGGACTTCACCTTCGTGTGCCCGACCGAGATCGCCGCGTTCGGCAAGCTCAACGACGAGTTCGAGGACCGCGACACCAAGGTGCTCGGCGTCTCCGTCGACAACGAGTTCGTGCACTTCCAGTGGCGCGCCCAGCACGAGGACCTCAAGACGCTGCCGTTCCCCATGGTGAGCGACCTCAAGCGCGAGCTGGCCGTCGCCGCCGGCGTGCTCAACGCCGACGGTGTCGCGGACCGCGCCACCTTCATCGTCGACCCGAACAACGAGGTGCAGTTCGTGTCCGTGACCGCGGGCTCCGTCGGCCGCAACGTCGACGAGGTGCTGCGGGTGCTCGACGCGCTGCAGTCCGACGAGCTGTGCGCGTGCAACTGGAAGAAGGGCGACCCGACCATCAACGCGGGTGAACTCCTTTCCGAGGCGGTGTAA
- the ahpD gene encoding alkyl hydroperoxide reductase AhpD has translation MSIDNLKEALPEYAKDLKLNLGAIVRTTELNEQQLWGALVATAAATKSDRLLKEIAEDALDVLSEEAFHAALGAASIMGMNNVFYRTKGQLDGQYDDLRAGLRMNIIGNPGVDKVDFELWSLAVSAINGCGHCLAAHEKTLRDSDVSRTAIFEAIRLASIVAGVGQALQTTEVLAKV, from the coding sequence GTGAGCATCGACAATCTCAAGGAGGCCCTTCCGGAGTACGCGAAGGACCTGAAGCTCAACCTGGGCGCCATCGTGCGCACCACCGAGCTCAACGAGCAGCAGCTGTGGGGCGCCTTGGTGGCGACCGCGGCGGCCACCAAGTCCGACCGGCTGCTCAAGGAGATCGCCGAGGACGCACTCGACGTGCTGTCCGAGGAGGCCTTCCACGCCGCCCTGGGCGCCGCGTCCATCATGGGTATGAACAACGTGTTCTACCGGACCAAGGGGCAGCTCGACGGTCAGTACGACGACCTGCGGGCCGGCCTGCGGATGAACATCATCGGCAACCCCGGTGTGGACAAGGTGGACTTCGAGCTGTGGTCGCTGGCGGTGTCGGCGATCAACGGCTGCGGACACTGCCTGGCCGCGCACGAGAAGACCCTGCGGGATTCCGACGTGTCCCGGACCGCGATCTTCGAGGCCATCCGGTTGGCCTCGATCGTGGCGGGCGTGGGTCAGGCGCTGCAGACCACCGAGGTGCTCGCCAAGGTCTAG
- a CDS encoding acyl-CoA dehydrogenase family protein, translated as MVSKHVPSWHDDEVSALFDLAKGFFEREVVAHGEKWDSQRHIDRDVWLRAGELGLLLCSVPEEYGGGGGTFAHDVAVFDAQGYAGDLSLGIAVHSGIVPHYIVNYGSEEQKKTWLPPMATGEVLGAIGMTEAGAGSDLKAIRTTAVRDGDEYVINGSKTFITNGGSADMVVLAVKTDPKAGARGISLLIVDLRDTKGFQVTRVLDKVGQHGADTAELAFTDVRVPVTNLLGPEEGKGFGQMIDQLAQERLCVAAQAIGGMERAVDDTVAYTKSREAFGHSLFDFQNTAFELAECATLARTSRIFFDHCVQSHLDGKLDGTEAAMAKYWLTDKQCEVVDRCVQLHGGYGYMREYLIARMYEDARVQRIYAGANEVMKQIIAKSL; from the coding sequence ATGGTCAGCAAGCATGTTCCGTCGTGGCATGACGACGAGGTTTCGGCGCTCTTCGATCTGGCGAAGGGATTCTTCGAGCGAGAGGTCGTCGCGCACGGCGAGAAGTGGGACAGCCAGCGTCACATCGACCGGGACGTCTGGCTTCGCGCCGGGGAACTCGGCCTGCTGCTGTGCTCGGTGCCCGAGGAGTACGGCGGCGGCGGCGGTACCTTCGCCCACGACGTGGCGGTCTTCGATGCCCAGGGCTACGCGGGTGATCTGTCCCTGGGCATCGCGGTGCACAGCGGCATCGTTCCGCACTACATCGTCAACTACGGGTCGGAGGAGCAGAAGAAGACCTGGCTGCCGCCGATGGCCACCGGGGAGGTGCTCGGCGCCATCGGTATGACCGAGGCCGGCGCCGGTTCCGACCTCAAGGCCATCCGCACCACCGCGGTGCGCGACGGCGACGAGTACGTCATCAACGGATCGAAGACCTTCATCACCAACGGCGGCTCGGCCGACATGGTGGTGCTGGCGGTCAAGACCGACCCGAAGGCGGGCGCCCGCGGAATCTCGCTGCTGATCGTCGATCTGCGCGACACCAAGGGATTCCAGGTGACCCGGGTGCTGGACAAGGTCGGCCAGCACGGCGCCGACACCGCCGAATTGGCGTTCACCGACGTGCGGGTTCCGGTGACCAACCTGCTCGGCCCCGAGGAGGGCAAGGGTTTCGGCCAGATGATCGATCAGCTGGCCCAGGAGCGGCTGTGCGTCGCCGCCCAGGCGATCGGCGGCATGGAACGCGCGGTGGACGACACCGTGGCCTACACGAAATCCCGGGAAGCGTTCGGCCACAGCCTGTTCGACTTCCAGAACACCGCCTTCGAGCTCGCCGAGTGCGCGACGCTGGCGCGGACCAGCCGGATCTTCTTCGACCACTGCGTGCAGTCGCACCTGGACGGCAAGCTCGACGGCACCGAGGCCGCGATGGCCAAGTACTGGCTGACCGACAAGCAATGCGAGGTGGTCGACCGCTGCGTGCAGTTGCACGGCGGCTACGGCTACATGCGCGAGTACCTGATTGCCCGGATGTACGAGGACGCGCGCGTGCAGCGCATCTACGCCGGCGCCAACGAGGTCATGAAACAGATCATCGCGAAGTCGCTCTGA
- a CDS encoding DoxX family protein codes for MSTKLDDRVTNHSSTVLSVFRIVVGLLFLLHGTSKLFGWPGGPTVEMFAWPGWWAGLIEIIVGVLVAIGMFTREAAFIGAGQMAVAYFWQHFPEDFWPINNGGEPAVLFCFALLLLVFTGPGSLAVSRR; via the coding sequence ATGTCAACAAAACTGGATGACCGCGTCACGAATCATTCGTCGACCGTGTTGAGCGTTTTCCGCATCGTGGTCGGCTTGCTATTCCTGCTCCACGGCACCTCCAAGTTGTTCGGCTGGCCGGGTGGTCCGACCGTCGAGATGTTCGCCTGGCCGGGCTGGTGGGCGGGACTGATCGAGATCATCGTCGGCGTGCTCGTCGCGATCGGCATGTTCACCCGCGAAGCGGCCTTCATCGGCGCCGGCCAGATGGCCGTCGCCTACTTCTGGCAGCACTTCCCCGAGGACTTCTGGCCGATCAACAACGGCGGCGAACCGGCGGTGCTGTTCTGCTTCGCGCTGTTGCTGCTGGTGTTCACGGGTCCCGGATCACTGGCGGTTTCCCGCAGGTAA
- the dtd gene encoding D-aminoacyl-tRNA deacylase produces MRVLVQRVTSASVTVDDAVVGEIRPAAQGLLALVGVTHDDDAAIATRMAEKLWGLRILDDQRSAADIGAPILVVSQFTLYANTVKGRRPSWNAAAPAPVAQPLVQAFAEALRALGAEVAEGVFGAHMQVASVNDGPVTLMLEL; encoded by the coding sequence ATGCGGGTTCTGGTGCAGCGGGTGACCTCGGCGAGCGTGACGGTGGACGACGCCGTCGTCGGCGAAATCCGGCCCGCCGCACAGGGACTGCTGGCACTGGTGGGCGTCACCCACGACGACGACGCGGCCATCGCCACGCGGATGGCCGAAAAGCTGTGGGGGTTACGCATTCTCGACGACCAGCGCAGCGCCGCCGACATCGGTGCGCCGATCTTGGTGGTCAGCCAGTTCACCCTCTACGCCAACACCGTCAAGGGCCGGCGGCCGTCGTGGAACGCCGCGGCCCCCGCGCCGGTGGCCCAACCGCTGGTGCAGGCCTTCGCCGAAGCGCTGCGCGCCCTCGGCGCCGAGGTGGCCGAGGGCGTGTTCGGGGCGCACATGCAGGTGGCCTCGGTCAACGACGGGCCGGTCACCCTGATGCTCGAATTGTGA